AACGTCGTTTTGCCGTACCATCGCCTGCTCGACGGCGCTGAGGAAAGGAGTCGAGGAGCGAAGGGAGTGGGTACCACCGGTAGGGGCATCGGACCATGCTACTCGGACAAGGTCGCACGCGCCGGCATCCGCATGGGGGACCTCCAGGACGAGGTCTACCTCAGGGAGAGGCTGGACATGATCTTCCCCATGAAGGAGAGGTTAGCCAGTGCTCTGGGCGTCAAGCTGGAGCAGGACCGGTTCGCCATCCTCCGCTCCCTTCTGGAATATGGAAGGATCTTTGGTCCCTACGTTCGGGATACATCGGTGATAGTGAACTCCGCCATCGAGCAGGGGGCCAAAGTATTGTTCGAAGGGGCTCAGGGCACGATGTTGGACATAGATTACGGCACCTATCCTTACGTCACATCGTCCAGCTGTACCGCCGGAGGCATATGCTCAGGCGTGGGAGTGCCCCCCTCGGCCATTGGAGACGTGGTCGGCGTCACCAAGGCGTACACCACCAGAGTGGGGGCCGGCCCCTTCGTCACCGAGCTGCACGATGAGATGGGGGCTCGCCTCCAGAGCGTGGGAGGAGAGTTCGGTACCACCACTGGACGGCCCCGGCGGTGCGGCTGGCTGGACCTTGTGGTCGTCCGGCACGCCTGCCGCCTGAGCGGGGTGACCTCCCTGGCCATGACCAAGGTGGACGTCCTCAACGACATTCCCGTGATCAAGGTCTGCGTGGCCTACGATATCGACGGGGAGATCGTGCAGGACTTCCCGGGATCGATCTCCAAGCTCGCTCGTGCCAAGCCGGTCTATGAAGAGGTGGACGGCTGGGCCGGTTGGGGAGGGGACACCGCGGCGATGTGCAGGAAGGGGTACTCTGCACTGCCCCGCAACCTCCGCAAGTTCATGGATATAATCACCACCAGCACGGGGACGCCCATAGGGATCATCTCCGTAGGTAAGGGTCGGGACGAGACCATTGACCTGCGCAAGAGGCGCTGGTCCATCTAAGCCATCACAGCACGGCGCGGTCGAAGCCCTTGGCCCCGAAGGGCTTGGTGGCATCGATCGCGATCTTCGATGTGGTCCCCTCGGCCGAGGGGTCCAGGGAGGAGCCGGCAGCGTTGTTGACGACCAGGAGGGATCGTGAGGCCTGGAACCGGGTGGCCTCCGCCCATTCCACCTGACGGTCGTCAAAGATGTCGATGTCCTCATCAACGATGGTCACCTTCTTCATGGACGGGTGACCGGAGAACGCGGCCAGAGCGGCATTGATGCCGTCGCCTTCCTTGTTCTTGGTTATGGACACCACTCCATTGAGCCAGCAGCATCCGCCCTCGGTGAGGCGAACGCCGTGGACGCGGGGGACCACCTGGTTCACGGTGCGGTATATGATCGGCTCCCTCGGCAACCCCATCATCATGTAATGCTCGTATCCGCCCGGCAGCAATAGATGGAACAGGGGGTCCTTCCTTAGGTACAGCCGGTCCACCTCGAACACCGGTGCCGGGCGCACTGAATCATACGTACCGGTTATGTCCATGAAAGGCCCCTCATCGACCATTCGCGAGGTGATGCGCCCCTCGAACACTATCTCCGACTGCGAGGGCACCAGCAGCCCATTGTTGAGCTTGGCGACCTCCAGGGGCGACCCCAGGGTCCTCTCCTTGAGGGCAGAGGCGATATGCATCTCATCGGTGCCGTAGTCGGTGGAGGTGGCCGCCGCCAGCAGTATGGGCGGGCACAGGCCCATGCAGAACGCTACGGGAAGGTCCCTGCCCTTGGCCTGCGCTCCCTTCCACATCGTGTAAAGATGCCGGGGGACCAGCCTGAGGGCGAAGGAGCGCTTGTCCAGCAAGCACATGCGGTGGAAGGACACGTTGCGCTTTCCCTCGAACTCGGCCACGGCCACCGCCGAGGTGATGTAGCGGCCCTGGTCCCCGGGGAAGTACTTGGGTATGGGTAAGGAAGTGAGATCGAACTCCTTCCTCACGTTGTCCATGAAAGGGGCGTCACCCACCTGCTTGGGCAGGGAGGGATGGACCATGGCCTCCAGCATCATGGGGATTAGCTGCTCTTTCTTGATCTGCATGGCCTCGGCTATCCTCTCCCGGGTGGACCACAGGTTTCCGGCGGCACGCATGCCATGGAGCTTGGGGAACAGGACCGGACGGGTCTGGTCCTTCATCAGCATCCTGGTTACCTCGAGGTCCAGGGGAACGTCCTCATCGACAGTTACCACGTCCTTCATCTTCGTAAGAAGATCGCGCAGGGCCATGCCAGGTAATCGTGCCTGCCATTATAAGAATGGATGGTAGACCTTAACATAACGCCTCCAATCATTTATTTATCACTTCCCGACCATCGACCGGATGCGGCCTAGGTGTGATCCTAAAGATGAACATTGAGAGAGTTGAGATCAAGTCCCGAGGTTTCCAGGTGCCTGGCATCCTCGTCTCACCTGCCGCACCCAAGGGTGCAGCGGTGATCACCCACGGCTATGGCGGCTGCAAGGAGGAGATGCTGGGCCTGGCCTGGAGGGTCGCCGAGCAGGGACTGGCAGCGTGCACCATCGACCTGAGAGGGCATGGGGAGCACCAGCTGACCATGGACGACGAGTTCCTCGCCGACATGGAGACCACGATACGGTACTATCGTACGTTCGGGAAGGTGGTGGCTATTGGTCACTCCCTGGGAGGCCGCCTGGCGTTGCTGAGCGATGCCGACTACGCCATCGGCATCTCGCCCCCGCTCGATCCCGATTACTGCGCCAGGACGCGGGAGCTGCTGCACAAGGTGAGAAGTTACCGCGTCAAGCAGGAACGCCCCAGCGCGGTGTTCGACTACCTCAAGAGCCTTCCAGCGACCGGCAGCGACCTCTCCGGACGAACCTTGATAATCTATGGATCAAGGGACGTGGCGGAGATCGTGGACTCCTGCAACGATCTCAGGGCCAAGGGAGGGAACGTGCTCCGCATCGAGGAGGCGCGGCACGGAGATACTCACCAACTGGAGAGCACCTTCTCCGCCATCTCACACCAGCTGGCCACGTGGTTCGAGGGCAATGGGAATAACGCGACAGAACGCTCATAACGCATTGTGGCGATAAGGCGCACATGTTCATCCCCTGTAGTGGGACCAAGAGCCATGACGCGTTGCCCGGCGTGGTGAGGCGGCAGGCAGCGATAGCCGAGGGCGTCCAGCTGATCGAGTTCAGAATGAGCAGGGGTGCGGTCATCCCCTGGCATGACCATGTCAACGAACAGGTAGGCATGGTTGTCAGCGGAAGAATCGTTCTGACCATCGGCGAGGATGCTATGACCCTAGGCCCAGGTGACGGTTACGTGATACCGTCAGGAGTGGAGCATACCGTCGAGGTGCTCGAGGACTCCGTGGCCCTGGACGTGTTCTCCCCGCCCCGCGACGACTACCGGGACTTTGTCCCGTGATCCGCGCCACATGAGCTGGCCAGATCAGGTGTCCTCCCGTCGAGGAGGCTCTCTGGACCAATCCTAGGTGCGAAAGGTAGAATAACGGGTTGTCCGATGGTCGAGCAATGTCCGCCGATCTCCGAGAGGTCATCAGGAAGTATGCGCTCCAGAACGCCGCCCTATATGGGGGCAAGGCCAATCCCAAGGCCGTCATGGGGAAGGTGCTGGCCGAGCAGCCGGAGCTACGCTCCCGCGCCAAGGATGTCGCAGCGACCGCGGACGAGGTATGCCGGGAGATAGCCGGCCTGCCCTTCGATGAGGTACGCGGCCTCGCCGAGGCCTCGGACCCCGACCTTTTCAAGAAGACCAAGACGGAGAGAAAGCACGAGCTTCCGGAGCTGCCGGGAGCCGTAGAGGGCAAGGTGGTCATGCGCGTAGCACCAGGCCCGTCGGGACCGCTTCATATCGGCCACACCCGGGTCTCCATCCTCAACGACGAATATGTTAGGAGGTACAAGGGCAAGTACATCGACAGGTTAGAGGACACCAACCCTGACAAGATCGATCCCGATGCCTACAAGCTGATACCGGAGGACCTGAAGTGGCTGGGCGTGGAGATCCACGAGACAGTGGTCCAGTCGGATCGTTTCGAGCTGTACTATGATATTGCCCGCCAGCTGATCGATAAGGGCAAGGCGTACATCTGCACCTGCGAGGCCGAACCTTGGAGGGAGATGAAGGAGAAGGGGCAGGCATGCCCCCATCGCGATCAGAGCCCCGAGGAGGGGCACGAGCTCCTGGACAGGATGCTGTCGCACTCCTTCGGGGAGGAGGAGGCGGTGCTGGTGGTCAAGACCGATCTCGCGCACCCCAACCCCGCCATAAGGGACTTCATAGGTCTGCGCATCGTGGACTCCGTCCTCCACCCCCGCACCGGGGACCGTTATACTGTTTACCCCATGATGAACTTCTCCGTGGCCGTGGACGACCACCTCCTGGGGCTCACCCACGTCATCCGGGGCAAGGACCACCTCAACAACACCCTACGCCAGGAGTACATCTTCGATTACTTCGGATGGAAAAAGCCCTGGTACCACCACTACGGTTTAGTGCACATACCTGACGCCATTCTCAAGACCTCGGCCATTCGCCAGGGTATACTCAGGGGAGAGTACGCGGGCTGGGACGACGTGCGCCTGGGAACGGTGCGGGCGATGGCCAAGAGAGGCATCAAGGCCGAGGCCATCCGCCGCTACTGGATCGATGTAGGCATGAAGGAAGTGGACATCGAGTTCGCCTGGGACAACCTCTACGCCTTCAACAAGCAGATCATCGATCCTATCGCCTCACGTTATTTCTTCGTGTGGGACCCTCAGGTCCTGGAGATAACGGGTACCGACCGCATCGAGGCCCGATCGCCCGTTCACCCCGATCATCCCGAGAGGGGGACCCGGGACCACGTGCTCGCTCCACCCATAAAGGTCTACCTCACCGCGGAGGACCTGGCCGGGTTCAAGGAGAGGGGGACCGTGCGCCTCAAGGACCTGTGCAACCTCCGGTGGGAGGACGGTCATGGAGTGTACACCGGCAACGATCACAACGTTCTCCGCGAAGGGGTCAAGATTGCTCACTGGGCACCCTGCGATGGGATGAAAGGGGAGGTCCACATGCCGGACGGTACGGTGAGGTCAGGCATCATGGAGAGGATACCCTGCGAAGAGACGGACAAGGTGGTGCAGTTCGAGAGGTTCGGGTTCTCGCGCATCGAGTCACTATCCCCCAAGGTGCTCGCCTACTTCACCCAGTGATGAGCCGTCAGTTCAGATGAGGCCTGTGGAATGCAATGTGGACCATATCATGTTCACGCTAAGGTAGACCAGGAAGAGGCCGCACACCACCTCTATGAGCTGGAAGGCTCTGGGAGTAACGAAGCGGCGGCCCACGCTGACCACATAGGCGAAAAGGAAGCACCATGCCACCGCCGCGGCCTCGAAGCCCATCATGAAGACCACATAATGTATCAGCTGAGGCTCTGGTGCTATCAAAGCTATGGTGGTCACACCTATGCCCAGCCAGAAGGCGGCCTGGAAAGGGTTCCCTATGGAGATTAAGGCTCCGGTCAGGAAGTCCCCTCTGCTCTCGCCCTCCCTCCCTTCGGGCAAACCGCCCTTCCTAGCCTCCTTGAAGGCGGACCACGCCAGGTAGAGCATGAAACCGCCTCCCAGGATCCCTAGCCCTAGCTGCATGAGAACCCCCTCGAACAGGAAGGCCAT
The nucleotide sequence above comes from Methanomassiliicoccus sp.. Encoded proteins:
- a CDS encoding alpha/beta fold hydrolase, with the translated sequence MNIERVEIKSRGFQVPGILVSPAAPKGAAVITHGYGGCKEEMLGLAWRVAEQGLAACTIDLRGHGEHQLTMDDEFLADMETTIRYYRTFGKVVAIGHSLGGRLALLSDADYAIGISPPLDPDYCARTRELLHKVRSYRVKQERPSAVFDYLKSLPATGSDLSGRTLIIYGSRDVAEIVDSCNDLRAKGGNVLRIEEARHGDTHQLESTFSAISHQLATWFEGNGNNATERS
- a CDS encoding UbiD family decarboxylase yields the protein MALRDLLTKMKDVVTVDEDVPLDLEVTRMLMKDQTRPVLFPKLHGMRAAGNLWSTRERIAEAMQIKKEQLIPMMLEAMVHPSLPKQVGDAPFMDNVRKEFDLTSLPIPKYFPGDQGRYITSAVAVAEFEGKRNVSFHRMCLLDKRSFALRLVPRHLYTMWKGAQAKGRDLPVAFCMGLCPPILLAAATSTDYGTDEMHIASALKERTLGSPLEVAKLNNGLLVPSQSEIVFEGRITSRMVDEGPFMDITGTYDSVRPAPVFEVDRLYLRKDPLFHLLLPGGYEHYMMMGLPREPIIYRTVNQVVPRVHGVRLTEGGCCWLNGVVSITKNKEGDGINAALAAFSGHPSMKKVTIVDEDIDIFDDRQVEWAEATRFQASRSLLVVNNAAGSSLDPSAEGTTSKIAIDATKPFGAKGFDRAVL
- a CDS encoding adenylosuccinate synthase, whose translation is MPTLAVIGSQWGDEGKGKITDYLAEEADMVVRYQGGANAGHTIKVGDEVFALHILPSGIIREGVTSVIGNGVVIDCEELLVEMEAIRKTGRSGSGLIISDRANVVLPYHRLLDGAEERSRGAKGVGTTGRGIGPCYSDKVARAGIRMGDLQDEVYLRERLDMIFPMKERLASALGVKLEQDRFAILRSLLEYGRIFGPYVRDTSVIVNSAIEQGAKVLFEGAQGTMLDIDYGTYPYVTSSSCTAGGICSGVGVPPSAIGDVVGVTKAYTTRVGAGPFVTELHDEMGARLQSVGGEFGTTTGRPRRCGWLDLVVVRHACRLSGVTSLAMTKVDVLNDIPVIKVCVAYDIDGEIVQDFPGSISKLARAKPVYEEVDGWAGWGGDTAAMCRKGYSALPRNLRKFMDIITTSTGTPIGIISVGKGRDETIDLRKRRWSI
- a CDS encoding cupin domain-containing protein, whose protein sequence is MFIPCSGTKSHDALPGVVRRQAAIAEGVQLIEFRMSRGAVIPWHDHVNEQVGMVVSGRIVLTIGEDAMTLGPGDGYVIPSGVEHTVEVLEDSVALDVFSPPRDDYRDFVP
- a CDS encoding glutamate--tRNA ligase codes for the protein MSADLREVIRKYALQNAALYGGKANPKAVMGKVLAEQPELRSRAKDVAATADEVCREIAGLPFDEVRGLAEASDPDLFKKTKTERKHELPELPGAVEGKVVMRVAPGPSGPLHIGHTRVSILNDEYVRRYKGKYIDRLEDTNPDKIDPDAYKLIPEDLKWLGVEIHETVVQSDRFELYYDIARQLIDKGKAYICTCEAEPWREMKEKGQACPHRDQSPEEGHELLDRMLSHSFGEEEAVLVVKTDLAHPNPAIRDFIGLRIVDSVLHPRTGDRYTVYPMMNFSVAVDDHLLGLTHVIRGKDHLNNTLRQEYIFDYFGWKKPWYHHYGLVHIPDAILKTSAIRQGILRGEYAGWDDVRLGTVRAMAKRGIKAEAIRRYWIDVGMKEVDIEFAWDNLYAFNKQIIDPIASRYFFVWDPQVLEITGTDRIEARSPVHPDHPERGTRDHVLAPPIKVYLTAEDLAGFKERGTVRLKDLCNLRWEDGHGVYTGNDHNVLREGVKIAHWAPCDGMKGEVHMPDGTVRSGIMERIPCEETDKVVQFERFGFSRIESLSPKVLAYFTQ
- a CDS encoding LysE family transporter, whose translation is MELELIFLTAFVMEIIFCAIPGALTAEALRRGVQGGYHPALMVQIGAIVGDTLWVLIALFGMAFLFEGVLMQLGLGILGGGFMLYLAWSAFKEARKGGLPEGREGESRGDFLTGALISIGNPFQAAFWLGIGVTTIALIAPEPQLIHYVVFMMGFEAAAVAWCFLFAYVVSVGRRFVTPRAFQLIEVVCGLFLVYLSVNMIWSTLHSTGLI